The Vigna unguiculata cultivar IT97K-499-35 chromosome 6, ASM411807v1, whole genome shotgun sequence genome contains a region encoding:
- the LOC114188295 gene encoding protein FAR1-RELATED SEQUENCE 5-like produces the protein MRKLDKRDFKTNNPRPETRTGCAARVKVKRVGERYRVVDFIDDHNHPLHPPETVHLLPCKQKITDFQAYDLEMAEQAGIQQKASFDLMSKYVGGRENLGYTREDAKNYLNSKRRRDMAYGEAGILLQYFQQQLIDNPSFFHAYQMDLEEQITNIFWADARMLFDYHCFGDVISLDTTYCTNGDHRPLAIFSGFNHYR, from the coding sequence ATGCGAAAACTAGATAAAAGAGACTTTAAGACCAATAATCCTCGACCTGAGACAAGAACAGGATGTGCTGCAAGAGTGAAAGTTAAAAGAGTTGGTGAAAGATATAGAGTAGTTGATTTTATTGATGATCATAACCACCCACTTCATCCACCAGAAACAGTTCATCTATTACCttgtaaacaaaaaataacagatTTTCAAGCATATGATCTTGAAATGGCAGAACAGGCAGGGATTCAACAAAAGGCATCATTTGATTTGATGAGTAAATATGTAGGAGGTAGAGAGAATTTGGGCTATACAAGAGAAGATGCAAAGAACTATCTGAACTCAAAGAGGCGAAGAGATATGGCATATGGTGAAGCTGGAATTTTGTTACAATATTTCCAACAACAATTAATAGATAATCCTTCATTTTTCCATGCCTACCAAATGGATTTGGAAgaacaaataacaaacatattTTGGGCTGATGCAAGAATGTTATTTGATTATCATTGTTTTGGAGATGTCATTTCGTTGGATACAACATATTGTACAAATGGAGATCATAGGCCTCTTGCAATTTTCTCGGGATTTAATCATTATAGATGA
- the LOC114188215 gene encoding uncharacterized protein LOC114188215 isoform X1, whose protein sequence is MDCVLALPAQKERNVIESERKRGSKKRKPHQGDIEEKVDSDLYSYGCDIGFVGDKLLSDGKIQSKQKMKKTVEDEQQENANDTEASKFILKRSEPHIYSREKIDQELCSYGCGIGFVEDKLLEEGNIKSKDKKKKKVVDHRLQEDDFALGFVEDKLLVDGIIKSKDKRKKKFADNKLLKNGDDIETNNFILKKHDLQGDSRETIHPDSCFHGSDIGFVEDNLLVDGKFKSRKKNKTKKAVKDKLSENGDDAETGKFLLKMRDSQSDYMDTVDSGFCCYAKSLDKESKSYPIALPAFGRLLGDKLEEDGCAVQKNQLGREGYVDSVYLSAVSRDIFEDKLNENGNEFKSIGIKSEKKKSNSQKTVSESTKARKVSPYFQIENVKKTVELDAPDNGENDFDIVASVGTCRYMVQDREEGNKDKIAIAKNKSKCKCRYKKLLSVEHDPIQKNSPSIQSDNEKKVNAYSRCCETESIASPSIGSSFLGDKTLADGNEMENGTTKLKKVKAFRNKLRENGNDAQTRNVNSMKTDSVIQNNTTLRVEYDSHFFHNDIAEMITGNSLNMKSRSESIALPVCGHSIENNLEGELGGEKIKQHGLDSCIDPLLFTVASGDFEEWRENGNGIGTLKVESQKKRKFSGQKTAAKHGKVPKVSPYFQNDKKTVNVEALEHENDFYSIANSGDNIAIENFKFQGKRTSATNKTVEHVQVQKVSPFSQSNNGKKVDHSGDFEEWCENGNGIETLKVESKKKRKSSCQKTAEKHGKVPKVSPYFQNDKKTMSVEALEHENDFDSIANSGDNITIENFKFQGKRTSAKNKTVQHVQVQKVSPFSQSNNGKKVDHSGDFEEWCENGNGMETPKVESKKKRKSSFQKTAEKHGKVPKVSPYFQNDEKTVNVEALEHENDFDSIANSGDKIAIENFKFQGKRTSAKNKIVEHAEVQKVSPFSQSNNGKKVDFGSCCYDREIGFSALSSTGVDFLEDKLPEDRDVSESLEVNGNDTNAYVNTKNMKFVAPKTVVQVGVRYVSPYFQNDNGKKFNVQPLKKEIKSESMVIPTFGNLMEDKLMENNAGKNVIQQVLETHADSVALIASSENLSEDEPQNIGNEIQTYKIESMKGKSNSTKTAQDHAKARKVSPYFQNDSEKTVNEKFHGLESDIDSVALMGTCTFGDKIPIEMFKYEGNRTSEREVSTEHAQIQKVSPFFQSNNVKKVRAESCCAGGMLLEHKLLRDGNVIENGLTNIKKKTISNKRQGNENDTNSKVKPKKTKPLVQKNVANDIRYVSPYFHNDSGKKINVKTKPLVQKNVAHAIRYVSPYFHNDSGKSIIVKPLHEEGKLESIALHAAENFVEDKWEENKSSCSEKSIEIKKNLSASEKWDEAYKRKTPDNAWKPPRSATVLIQEDHAHDPWRVLVICMLLNRTSGRQTKKIVSDFFKLCPDAKTCIEVAREEIEETIKTLGFQHKRAKMLQRLSEEYLDESWTHVTQLHGVGKYAADAYAIFVNGKWDRVTPTDHMLNYYWEFLRRIYQA, encoded by the exons ATGGACTGCGTTTTAGCGCTGCCTGCCCAGAAAGAACGAAATGTGATCGAATCGGAAAGGAAGAGAGGGTCCAAGAAACGTAAGCCTCATCAAGGTGACATCGAGGAGAAGGTTGATTCTGATTTGTATTCTTATGGATGTGACATTGGATTTGTAGGAGATAAGTTGCTGTCAGATGGAAAGATTCAATCCAAgcaaaagatgaagaaaacaGTTGAGGATGAGCAGCAGGAAAATGCAAATGACACTGAAGCCAGTAAATTCATACTCAAGAGGAGTGAGCCTCACATTTACAGCAGGGAGAAGATTGATCAAGAATTGTGCAGTTATGGCTGTGGTATTGGATTTGTTGAAGATAAGCTGCTAGAAGAGGGAAACATTAAATCCAAggacaagaagaagaagaaagttgtTGACCATAGGCTGCAGGAGGATGACTTTGCCCTTGGTTTTGTTGAAGATAAGCTCTTGGTGGATGGAATTATTAAATCCAAGgacaagaggaagaagaaatttgCTGATAATAAGTTGCTGAAGAATGGTGATGATATTGAAACCAACAACTTCATACTAAAGAAGCATGATCTTCAAGGTGACAGCAGGGAGACAATTCATCCTGATTCGTGTTTTCATGGCTCTGACATTGGATTTGTTGAAGATAATTTGCTGGTAGATGGAAAGTTTAAATCCaggaaaaagaataaaacaaaaaaagctGTCAAGGATAAGCTGAGTGAGAATGGGGATGATGCTGAAACCGGTAAATTCTTACTCAAGATGCGTGATTCTCAGAGTGACTACATGGACACTGTTGATTCAGGGTTTTGCTGTTATGCCAAATCATTGGATAAGGAAAGCAAGTCTTATCCGATTGCTTTACCTGCCTTTGGACGGTTATTAGGGGATAAACTGGAGGAAGATGGTTGTGCGGTACAGAAGAATCAGCTGGGACGTGAAGGTTATGTTGATTCTGTTTATTTGTCTGCTGTTTCTAGAGATATCTTTGAGGATAAGCTGAATGAAAATGGAAATGAATTCAAATCCATTGGTATTAAATCCGAGAAGAAAAAGTCTAACAGCCAGAAAACTGTTTCTGAGAGTACCAAAGCTAGAAAGGTTTCTCCTTACTTTCAGATTGAAAATGTGAAGAAGACTGTTGAATTAGACGCACCTGATAATGGTGAAAATGACTTTGACATTGTTGCTTCAGTGGGTACTTGTAGATATATGGTCCAAGACAGGGAGGAGGGGAACAAAGATAAAATTGCCATTGCGAAGAATAAATCCAAATGCAAGTGTAGATACAAGAAGCTTTTATCTGTTGAGCATGAtccaattcaaaaaaattcaccTTCCATTCAAAGTGACAATGAAAAGAAGGTTAATGCATATTCACGTTGTTGTGAGACTGAATCCATTGCTTCACCAAGTATTGGTAGTAGTTTCCTTGGAGATAAGACGCTGGCGGATGGAAatgaaatggaaaatggaacaaCTAAATTAAAGAAGGTCAAAGCTTTCCGAAATAAGTTGCGAGAGAATGGAAATGACGCTCAAACTAGAAATGTTAATTCCATGAAAACAGACTCTGTGATACAGAATAATACAACCCTTCGTGTTGAATATGATTCCCATTTTTTTCATAATGACATTGCGGAGATGATTACAGGCAATTCATTGAATATGAAAAGCAGATCTGAGTCCATTGCTTTACCTGTCTGTGGACATTCCATTGAGAATAACCTGGAGGGAGAACTTGGTGGGGAGAAGATCAAACAACATGGACTTGATAGTTGTATTGATCCTCTATTGTTTACAGTTGCTTCTGGAGACTTTGAGGAATGGCGTGAAAATGGAAATGGAATTGGGACTCTTAAAGTTGAATcccagaaaaaaagaaaattcagtGGTCAAAAAACTGCTGCAAAGCATGGCAAGGTTCCGAAGGTTTCTCCTTATTTTCAGAATGACAAGAAAACAGTGAATGTTGAAGCGCTTGAAcatgaaaatgatttttattctATTGCCAACTCTGGTGATAACATcgcaattgaaaattttaaattccaaGGTAAGAGAACATCCGCAACGAACAAGACAGTGGAGCATGTGCAAGTTCAAAAGGTTTCTCCTTTTTCTCAAAGTAACAATGGGAAGAAGGTTGATCATTCTGGAGACTTTGAGGAATGGTGTGAAAATGGAAATGGAATTGAGACTCTTAAAGTTGAATccaagaagaaaagaaaatccaGTTGTCAAAAAACTGCTGAGAAGCATGGCAAGGTTCCGAAGGTTTCTCCTTATTTTCAGAATGACAAGAAAACAATGAGTGTTGAAGCGCTTGAAcatgaaaatgattttgattCTATTGCCAACTCTGGTGATAACAtcacaattgaaaattttaaattccaaGGTAAGAGAACATCTGCAAAGAACAAGACAGTGCAGCATGTTCAAGTTCAAAAGGTTTCTCCTTTTTCTCAAAGTAACAATGGGAAGAAGGTTGATCATTCTGGAGACTTTGAGGAATGGTGTGAAAATGGAAATGGAATGGAGACTCCTAAAGTTGAATccaagaagaaaagaaaatccaGTTTTCAAAAAACTGCTGAGAAGCATGGCAAGGTTCCGAAGGTTTCTCCTTATTTTCAGAATGACGAGAAAACAGTGAATGTTGAAGCGCTTGAAcatgaaaatgattttgattCTATTGCCAACTCTGGTGATAAAATtgcaattgaaaattttaaattccaaGGTAAGAGAACATCTGCAAAGAACAAGATAGTGGAGCATGCTGAAGTTCAAAAGGTTTCTCCTTTTTCTCAAAGTAACAATGGGAAGAAGGTTGATTTTGGATCATGTTGTTATGACAGGGAGATTGGATTCAGTGCCTTATCTAGTACTGGTGTTGATTTCCTTGAAGATAAGCTGCCAGAGGATAGAGATGTAAGTGAAAGTCTGGAAGTGAATGGAAATGACACTAATGCTTATGTTAATACCAAGAACATGAAATTTGTGGCTCCGAAAACTGTAGTCCAGGTTGGTGTTAGATATGTTTCCCCTTATTTTCAGAATGACAATGGGAAGAAGTTTAATGTTCAGCCACTGAAAAAGGAAATCAAGTCTGAATCCATGGTTATACCTACCTTTGGAAATTTAATGGAGGATAAACTGATGGAAAATAATGCAGGGAAGAATGTTATACAACAGGTACTTGAAACTCATGCTGATTCTGTTGCATTAATAGCTAGTTCTGAAAATTTATCTGAGGATGAACCTCAAAACATTGGAAATGAAATTCAAACctacaaaattgaatcaatgaAGGGAAAATCGAACAGCACAAAAACAGCCCAGGATCATGCCAAAGCACGGAAGGTTTCTCCTTATTTTCAGAATGACAGTGAAAAGACAGTTAATGAAAAATTCCATGGGCTTGAAAGTGACATTGATTCTGTAGCTTTAATGGGTACTTGTACTTTTGGAGATAAAATTCCAATTGAAATGTTTAAATATGAAGGAAATAGGACATCTGAAAGGGAAGTGTCAACTGAGCATGCTCAGATTCAAAAGGTTTCTCCTTTCTTTCAAAGCAACAATGTGAAGAAGGTTCGTGCTGAATCATGTTGTGCTGGTGGTATGCTCCTTGAACATAAGCTGCTGAGGGATGGAAATGTAATTGAAAATGGATTGACTAATATCAAGAAGAAAACCATTTCCAATAAACGGCAGGGGAATGAAAATGATACCAATAGTAAAGTTAAACCCAAGAAGACAAAACCTCTAGTTCAGAAGAATGTTGCCAATGATATTAGATATGTTTCCCCTTATTTTCATAATGATAGTGGGAAGAAGATTAATGTGAAGACAAAACCTCTAGTTCAGAAAAATGTTGCCCATGCCATTAGATATGTTTCCCCTTATTTTCATAATGATAGTGGGAAGAGCATTATCGTGAAACCTTTGCATGAGGAAGGCAAGTTGGAATCTATTGCTTTACATGCTGCTGAAAATTTTGTGGAGGATAAATGGGAGGAAAATAAATCCAGTTGCAGTGAAAAAtctattgaaattaaaaaaaatctttctgCCTCTGAGAAGTGGGACGAGGCTTACAAAAGAAAAACTCCTGATAATGCATGGAAGCCTCCACGGTCTGCAACTGTTCTCATTCAAGAGGATCATGCTCATGACCCTTGGAGGGTGTTGGTCATTTGTATGCTTCTCAACCGGACTTCTGGTAGACAG acaaaaaaaattgtgtcaGACTTCTTCAAGTTATGTCCGGATGCAAAAACTTGCATAGAAGTTGCAAGAGAGGAAATAGAAGAGACAATAAAGACTCTAGGTTTTCAACACAAAAGAGCAAAAATGTTACAACGTCTCTCTGAGGAATACTTGGACGAAAGCTGGACTCACGTAACTCAATTGCATGGGGTTGGGAA GTATGCAGCAGATGCATATGCTATATTTGTTAATGGGAAGTGGGATAGAGTGACACCTACAGATCACATGTTGAACTATTATTGGGAATTCCTCCGTAGAATCTATCAAGCATGA
- the LOC114188215 gene encoding uncharacterized protein LOC114188215 isoform X2, giving the protein MDCVLALPAQKERNVIESERKRGSKKRDKLLSDGKIQSKQKMKKTVEDEQQENANDTEASKFILKRSEPHIYSREKIDQELCSYGCGIGFVEDKLLEEGNIKSKDKKKKKVVDHRLQEDDFALGFVEDKLLVDGIIKSKDKRKKKFADNKLLKNGDDIETNNFILKKHDLQGDSRETIHPDSCFHGSDIGFVEDNLLVDGKFKSRKKNKTKKAVKDKLSENGDDAETGKFLLKMRDSQSDYMDTVDSGFCCYAKSLDKESKSYPIALPAFGRLLGDKLEEDGCAVQKNQLGREGYVDSVYLSAVSRDIFEDKLNENGNEFKSIGIKSEKKKSNSQKTVSESTKARKVSPYFQIENVKKTVELDAPDNGENDFDIVASVGTCRYMVQDREEGNKDKIAIAKNKSKCKCRYKKLLSVEHDPIQKNSPSIQSDNEKKVNAYSRCCETESIASPSIGSSFLGDKTLADGNEMENGTTKLKKVKAFRNKLRENGNDAQTRNVNSMKTDSVIQNNTTLRVEYDSHFFHNDIAEMITGNSLNMKSRSESIALPVCGHSIENNLEGELGGEKIKQHGLDSCIDPLLFTVASGDFEEWRENGNGIGTLKVESQKKRKFSGQKTAAKHGKVPKVSPYFQNDKKTVNVEALEHENDFYSIANSGDNIAIENFKFQGKRTSATNKTVEHVQVQKVSPFSQSNNGKKVDHSGDFEEWCENGNGIETLKVESKKKRKSSCQKTAEKHGKVPKVSPYFQNDKKTMSVEALEHENDFDSIANSGDNITIENFKFQGKRTSAKNKTVQHVQVQKVSPFSQSNNGKKVDHSGDFEEWCENGNGMETPKVESKKKRKSSFQKTAEKHGKVPKVSPYFQNDEKTVNVEALEHENDFDSIANSGDKIAIENFKFQGKRTSAKNKIVEHAEVQKVSPFSQSNNGKKVDFGSCCYDREIGFSALSSTGVDFLEDKLPEDRDVSESLEVNGNDTNAYVNTKNMKFVAPKTVVQVGVRYVSPYFQNDNGKKFNVQPLKKEIKSESMVIPTFGNLMEDKLMENNAGKNVIQQVLETHADSVALIASSENLSEDEPQNIGNEIQTYKIESMKGKSNSTKTAQDHAKARKVSPYFQNDSEKTVNEKFHGLESDIDSVALMGTCTFGDKIPIEMFKYEGNRTSEREVSTEHAQIQKVSPFFQSNNVKKVRAESCCAGGMLLEHKLLRDGNVIENGLTNIKKKTISNKRQGNENDTNSKVKPKKTKPLVQKNVANDIRYVSPYFHNDSGKKINVKTKPLVQKNVAHAIRYVSPYFHNDSGKSIIVKPLHEEGKLESIALHAAENFVEDKWEENKSSCSEKSIEIKKNLSASEKWDEAYKRKTPDNAWKPPRSATVLIQEDHAHDPWRVLVICMLLNRTSGRQTKKIVSDFFKLCPDAKTCIEVAREEIEETIKTLGFQHKRAKMLQRLSEEYLDESWTHVTQLHGVGKYAADAYAIFVNGKWDRVTPTDHMLNYYWEFLRRIYQA; this is encoded by the exons ATGGACTGCGTTTTAGCGCTGCCTGCCCAGAAAGAACGAAATGTGATCGAATCGGAAAGGAAGAGAGGGTCCAAGAAAC GAGATAAGTTGCTGTCAGATGGAAAGATTCAATCCAAgcaaaagatgaagaaaacaGTTGAGGATGAGCAGCAGGAAAATGCAAATGACACTGAAGCCAGTAAATTCATACTCAAGAGGAGTGAGCCTCACATTTACAGCAGGGAGAAGATTGATCAAGAATTGTGCAGTTATGGCTGTGGTATTGGATTTGTTGAAGATAAGCTGCTAGAAGAGGGAAACATTAAATCCAAggacaagaagaagaagaaagttgtTGACCATAGGCTGCAGGAGGATGACTTTGCCCTTGGTTTTGTTGAAGATAAGCTCTTGGTGGATGGAATTATTAAATCCAAGgacaagaggaagaagaaatttgCTGATAATAAGTTGCTGAAGAATGGTGATGATATTGAAACCAACAACTTCATACTAAAGAAGCATGATCTTCAAGGTGACAGCAGGGAGACAATTCATCCTGATTCGTGTTTTCATGGCTCTGACATTGGATTTGTTGAAGATAATTTGCTGGTAGATGGAAAGTTTAAATCCaggaaaaagaataaaacaaaaaaagctGTCAAGGATAAGCTGAGTGAGAATGGGGATGATGCTGAAACCGGTAAATTCTTACTCAAGATGCGTGATTCTCAGAGTGACTACATGGACACTGTTGATTCAGGGTTTTGCTGTTATGCCAAATCATTGGATAAGGAAAGCAAGTCTTATCCGATTGCTTTACCTGCCTTTGGACGGTTATTAGGGGATAAACTGGAGGAAGATGGTTGTGCGGTACAGAAGAATCAGCTGGGACGTGAAGGTTATGTTGATTCTGTTTATTTGTCTGCTGTTTCTAGAGATATCTTTGAGGATAAGCTGAATGAAAATGGAAATGAATTCAAATCCATTGGTATTAAATCCGAGAAGAAAAAGTCTAACAGCCAGAAAACTGTTTCTGAGAGTACCAAAGCTAGAAAGGTTTCTCCTTACTTTCAGATTGAAAATGTGAAGAAGACTGTTGAATTAGACGCACCTGATAATGGTGAAAATGACTTTGACATTGTTGCTTCAGTGGGTACTTGTAGATATATGGTCCAAGACAGGGAGGAGGGGAACAAAGATAAAATTGCCATTGCGAAGAATAAATCCAAATGCAAGTGTAGATACAAGAAGCTTTTATCTGTTGAGCATGAtccaattcaaaaaaattcaccTTCCATTCAAAGTGACAATGAAAAGAAGGTTAATGCATATTCACGTTGTTGTGAGACTGAATCCATTGCTTCACCAAGTATTGGTAGTAGTTTCCTTGGAGATAAGACGCTGGCGGATGGAAatgaaatggaaaatggaacaaCTAAATTAAAGAAGGTCAAAGCTTTCCGAAATAAGTTGCGAGAGAATGGAAATGACGCTCAAACTAGAAATGTTAATTCCATGAAAACAGACTCTGTGATACAGAATAATACAACCCTTCGTGTTGAATATGATTCCCATTTTTTTCATAATGACATTGCGGAGATGATTACAGGCAATTCATTGAATATGAAAAGCAGATCTGAGTCCATTGCTTTACCTGTCTGTGGACATTCCATTGAGAATAACCTGGAGGGAGAACTTGGTGGGGAGAAGATCAAACAACATGGACTTGATAGTTGTATTGATCCTCTATTGTTTACAGTTGCTTCTGGAGACTTTGAGGAATGGCGTGAAAATGGAAATGGAATTGGGACTCTTAAAGTTGAATcccagaaaaaaagaaaattcagtGGTCAAAAAACTGCTGCAAAGCATGGCAAGGTTCCGAAGGTTTCTCCTTATTTTCAGAATGACAAGAAAACAGTGAATGTTGAAGCGCTTGAAcatgaaaatgatttttattctATTGCCAACTCTGGTGATAACATcgcaattgaaaattttaaattccaaGGTAAGAGAACATCCGCAACGAACAAGACAGTGGAGCATGTGCAAGTTCAAAAGGTTTCTCCTTTTTCTCAAAGTAACAATGGGAAGAAGGTTGATCATTCTGGAGACTTTGAGGAATGGTGTGAAAATGGAAATGGAATTGAGACTCTTAAAGTTGAATccaagaagaaaagaaaatccaGTTGTCAAAAAACTGCTGAGAAGCATGGCAAGGTTCCGAAGGTTTCTCCTTATTTTCAGAATGACAAGAAAACAATGAGTGTTGAAGCGCTTGAAcatgaaaatgattttgattCTATTGCCAACTCTGGTGATAACAtcacaattgaaaattttaaattccaaGGTAAGAGAACATCTGCAAAGAACAAGACAGTGCAGCATGTTCAAGTTCAAAAGGTTTCTCCTTTTTCTCAAAGTAACAATGGGAAGAAGGTTGATCATTCTGGAGACTTTGAGGAATGGTGTGAAAATGGAAATGGAATGGAGACTCCTAAAGTTGAATccaagaagaaaagaaaatccaGTTTTCAAAAAACTGCTGAGAAGCATGGCAAGGTTCCGAAGGTTTCTCCTTATTTTCAGAATGACGAGAAAACAGTGAATGTTGAAGCGCTTGAAcatgaaaatgattttgattCTATTGCCAACTCTGGTGATAAAATtgcaattgaaaattttaaattccaaGGTAAGAGAACATCTGCAAAGAACAAGATAGTGGAGCATGCTGAAGTTCAAAAGGTTTCTCCTTTTTCTCAAAGTAACAATGGGAAGAAGGTTGATTTTGGATCATGTTGTTATGACAGGGAGATTGGATTCAGTGCCTTATCTAGTACTGGTGTTGATTTCCTTGAAGATAAGCTGCCAGAGGATAGAGATGTAAGTGAAAGTCTGGAAGTGAATGGAAATGACACTAATGCTTATGTTAATACCAAGAACATGAAATTTGTGGCTCCGAAAACTGTAGTCCAGGTTGGTGTTAGATATGTTTCCCCTTATTTTCAGAATGACAATGGGAAGAAGTTTAATGTTCAGCCACTGAAAAAGGAAATCAAGTCTGAATCCATGGTTATACCTACCTTTGGAAATTTAATGGAGGATAAACTGATGGAAAATAATGCAGGGAAGAATGTTATACAACAGGTACTTGAAACTCATGCTGATTCTGTTGCATTAATAGCTAGTTCTGAAAATTTATCTGAGGATGAACCTCAAAACATTGGAAATGAAATTCAAACctacaaaattgaatcaatgaAGGGAAAATCGAACAGCACAAAAACAGCCCAGGATCATGCCAAAGCACGGAAGGTTTCTCCTTATTTTCAGAATGACAGTGAAAAGACAGTTAATGAAAAATTCCATGGGCTTGAAAGTGACATTGATTCTGTAGCTTTAATGGGTACTTGTACTTTTGGAGATAAAATTCCAATTGAAATGTTTAAATATGAAGGAAATAGGACATCTGAAAGGGAAGTGTCAACTGAGCATGCTCAGATTCAAAAGGTTTCTCCTTTCTTTCAAAGCAACAATGTGAAGAAGGTTCGTGCTGAATCATGTTGTGCTGGTGGTATGCTCCTTGAACATAAGCTGCTGAGGGATGGAAATGTAATTGAAAATGGATTGACTAATATCAAGAAGAAAACCATTTCCAATAAACGGCAGGGGAATGAAAATGATACCAATAGTAAAGTTAAACCCAAGAAGACAAAACCTCTAGTTCAGAAGAATGTTGCCAATGATATTAGATATGTTTCCCCTTATTTTCATAATGATAGTGGGAAGAAGATTAATGTGAAGACAAAACCTCTAGTTCAGAAAAATGTTGCCCATGCCATTAGATATGTTTCCCCTTATTTTCATAATGATAGTGGGAAGAGCATTATCGTGAAACCTTTGCATGAGGAAGGCAAGTTGGAATCTATTGCTTTACATGCTGCTGAAAATTTTGTGGAGGATAAATGGGAGGAAAATAAATCCAGTTGCAGTGAAAAAtctattgaaattaaaaaaaatctttctgCCTCTGAGAAGTGGGACGAGGCTTACAAAAGAAAAACTCCTGATAATGCATGGAAGCCTCCACGGTCTGCAACTGTTCTCATTCAAGAGGATCATGCTCATGACCCTTGGAGGGTGTTGGTCATTTGTATGCTTCTCAACCGGACTTCTGGTAGACAG acaaaaaaaattgtgtcaGACTTCTTCAAGTTATGTCCGGATGCAAAAACTTGCATAGAAGTTGCAAGAGAGGAAATAGAAGAGACAATAAAGACTCTAGGTTTTCAACACAAAAGAGCAAAAATGTTACAACGTCTCTCTGAGGAATACTTGGACGAAAGCTGGACTCACGTAACTCAATTGCATGGGGTTGGGAA GTATGCAGCAGATGCATATGCTATATTTGTTAATGGGAAGTGGGATAGAGTGACACCTACAGATCACATGTTGAACTATTATTGGGAATTCCTCCGTAGAATCTATCAAGCATGA